In the Triticum aestivum cultivar Chinese Spring unplaced genomic scaffold, IWGSC CS RefSeq v2.1 scaffold83127, whole genome shotgun sequence genome, one interval contains:
- the LOC123176190 gene encoding uncharacterized protein (The sequence of the model RefSeq protein was modified relative to this genomic sequence to represent the inferred CDS: added 76 bases not found in genome assembly), with amino-acid sequence MSHLQRGEGGAGRRCTARLRYQIHASDEGSGPARSRTTRLHPQIKHDEDGAGVACNRRSRKRHHRRGKRLRARTHASEEGDGTSRETPASLPDSEDMLREILLRLPLDLYSLPRASAVCKQWRGILADPKFLRRFYAHHRKPPLLGFFHYGSTQIAFMPVLAPAPDRITPGRFSLGHYSKCILLDSRHGRALVLDLQHEEVVVCDPITNKHHRVPIPPEFTECFFNAAVLCAASYQGHVHGGCHLCPFKVVLVSYRDNTHPYASVYSSETTTWGNVISTVASDDTIFGPCCSTLVDNVLYWPAK; translated from the coding sequence ATGAGCCACCTCCAACGCGGCGAGGGTGGCGCCGGCCGCCGCTGCACAGCGCGCCTCCGTTACCAGATCCATGCGAGCGACGAGGGATCCGGACCGGCTCGCTCACGCACCACGCGCCTCCATCCCCAAATCAAACACGACGAGGATGGCGCCGGAGTGGCCTGCAACCGCCGCAGCCGTAAGCGCCACCATCGGCGCGGTAAGCGCCTCCGCGCCCGGACCCACGCTAGCGAGGAGGGCGACGGCACCTCGCGGGAGACACCTGCCTCCCTGCCGGACAGCGAAGATATGCTCCGGGAGATCCTCCTCCGGCTCCCCCTGGACCTATACTCTCTCCCCCGCGCCTCCGCCGTGTGCAAGCAGTGGCGAGGCATCCTCGCCGACCCCAAGTTCCTCCGCCGGTTCTACGCGCACCACCGCAAGCCGCCCCTCCTTGGCTTCTTCCATTACGGCAGCACACAGATTGCGTTCATGCCCGTCCTGGCCCCTGCTCCCGACCGCATCACCCCTGGGCGCTTCTCCCTTGGACACTATAGCAAATGCATCCTGCTTGATTCTCGCCACGGCCGCGCCCTCGTCTTAGACTTGCAGCATGAAGAGGTCGTCGTTTGTGACCCTATCACCAACAAACATCACCGCGTGCCCATTCCGCCTGAGTTCACCGAATGCTTCTTTAACGCGGCAGTGCTTTGTGCTGCTAGCTACCAGGGCCATGTGCACGGCGGCTGCCACTTATGCCCCTTCAAGGTGGTCTTGGTGTCCTATAGAGACAATACGCACCCCTATGCAAGCGTTTACTCCTCGGAGACTACCACATGGGGCAATGTCATCTCAAC